The segment CGCACCGTCGACGCGGCTGGCCCGGGCTCGGTCGTTCAGGCGGGTGCCGCCGCAGTCCGGGCAGGGGTGACGGGTCACCACCCGCTCCAGCGCGTCCCGCTCGGCGTCGGTGAGGCGGGACGGCGTCTGGCGGAGGTAGGCGTCGCGGAGCCGGGGCAGGACGCCGTCGAAGATACCGGACTTCGGGTACTCGGGATGGGGGTTGGTGAGTCGTAGTCCTTCGGCGTGCAGGATCGTGTCCAGGTCGCGGGGCGACCAGCGGGACAGGGGCAGGTCGGGGTCGCCGACCCCGGACTGGGTCAGGCGTTTCCAGCGATAGGTCCCCGGGGCGAAGGTGGGGAACCGGACCGCGCCGTCCCGAAGGCTCACCGCGCGGTCGAGCAGTTGGTCCAGGTCGATGTCGTCGACGGCTCCCAAGCCCTCGCACCGGGGGCACATGCCCTCGGGGTCGTTGAAGGAGTAGGCGGGGGTGAACCCGGCGGAGGGGCGGCCCAGGCGCGAGAACAGGAGTCGCAGCGGGGCGGCCAGGTCGCTGGCGGTGGCGACGGTGGAACGCGCGTTGCCGGTGAAGCGGCGCTGGTCCACCACGGTCGTGTAGGTCAGTCCGTCGACCCGGTCCACGTCCGCCGGCGGGTGCTGCGGGAGCCGGTTGCGGATGAACGTCGGATAGGTCTCGGCGACCAGCCGTCGCGCCTCCGCGGCGATGGTGTCGAACACGAGCGACGACTTCCCCGACCCCGAGACTCCGGTGAACACCGTCAACCGGTGTTTCGGTATCCGCACCGAGGCCCCGCGCAGGTTGTTCGACCGGGCGCCCTCGACGGTGATCCACTGGGCTCGGGCGGTGGGCGGGTCGGGTGTGTGTTCGCTTGCCATACGTCCACGCTACGATCAGATGTGGACATTTATTGACCACAACGGACTGCATCATTCACCGGTGACGTGACCTGGGTCATGCACTACGGGAGGGACGCCATGGCGGCGCCACGCGCACGGATGCTTCGACTTCTCTCACTGCTGCAGACCGGACGCCCCTGGCCCGCGGACGAACTCGCCGCCGCCATGGACACCACGTCCCGTACGTTGCGCCGGGACATCGACCACCTGCGCACCATGGGCTACCCCGTGCGCAGTGCCCGTGGCCCCGGCGGAAACTACCGGCTCGTCGCCGGGTCCGCGCTGCCTCCCCTGATGCTGGAGGACGACGAGGCGACCGCGACGGTGCTGGGCCTGCGGCTTGTGTCCGCGGGCGGGGCGGGGCTGGAGTTCTCGGCGGAGTCCGCGGAGCGGGCCGCCGCCAAGCTGCGGCGCCTTCTCCCCGCGCCCCTGCGGCGGCGAACGGACGAGGTTCTCGCCGCGGTCGAGGTCGCGGGGGCCGAGCACCCCCTGCCGAGCCCTGAGGCGGTGAGTCTGCTCGCCGCCGCCATCACCGCACGGGAGGGGGTCACCTTCACCTACGCGGGCAAAGAGGGGACCTCGCATCGCCGCGTGGAACCGGCCCGCCTCGTCCGGCTCCGCCAACGCTGGTACCTGGTCGCCTGGGACTCCGACCGCGACGACTGGCGGACGTTCCGCCTCGACCGCGTCGACGACCCGCGCCCCACGGGCGAGACGCACCCCGCACGGGACCTCCCCGCGGACGACCTGACGCGCTACCTCCGGGAACGGTTCCGCGGCCCGGAGACCATCGAGGTCGTGCTCACCCTGCGCACCGACGCCCGTGACGCCGCGACCCGGCTCCACCGTGTCGACGGCGCGCTGGAGCCCGTCACCGAGCACGAGTGCCGCTACGTCGCCCACGTGGACTCCTACGCCTGGCTCGCGACGGTCCTCGTCCACTCCGACGTCGAGTTCACCGTGGAGCGACCCGCCGAGTTCGCCGACTACCTCGCGGGCGTGGCCCAGCGCCTGCTCCGGGGCACCGGCCGGGGATCCGACGTCGGCGTCACCGAAAGCGGTAGCGGGTCTGACTGAAGGGCTCCCCCTTGTGGAAGGTCAGCACTTTGGCGGGCGCCACGGCGAAGACGTGCGCGGAGCCACGGTCGTCGAACTCCTGTCCCGCGAGCTCCGAGGTGCTCTCCCGGAATCCGTCGTCGGTCGCCTCGAAGGGCCAGTCCAGCTTCTCCCGCCACATGCGGGCCAACCGCTCCAACAACGCTCGGTCGGTGACGCGGACGGCCGATCCCTCCACGACGACATCGGTCCCCGACCCGAAGACGTTCGTCCCGGTGGTGAGGACGCACGCCGGGTTGCGGCCGAGGTTCACCGCCTTCTGTTCCCCCGGGCCGGTACAGAAGTGCAGGGCACCGTCGAGCCACATCGCGGGAAGCGGTGTGACGTGGGGGCGTCCGTCCCGACGCACCGTGGAGAGCCAGAAGATGTCCGCGGCGTGGATCAGGTCCACTACGTCCGACCATGGCAGGGCGAGCGCGCCCTGGCTGGAGAAACGGGTATCGATCTCGGTGATGGGCTCCTGGGTGGACATGACCTCTTCTTTCCCGCTGGGCACAGGTGACACGACTCTGACCAGGTCTGAGTCGAAAAGTCACCGGACACCGAACGTGCCTTGGGCCTCACCCTCCGCCCCCTCACGGGGGTGAGGCTGAGGCCCACAAGCGCGTAGGCGGCGGGTCACCCCACCTTCACGAGGGGGACGCTTGGTCGCCCTCCCCCTGGCGGCGCTTCTCGTAGTCGGCGGCGAGCCCGAGCATGAGCCCTCGAGCCAGGGTGTGCCGATCGACCGCCATGACCCGCTCCACGCTCTGCAGGCCGGGAAGGGCGCTCACACACTCCTCGAGGGTTTCCCGGTCGGGAGCCTCGAACAGCATGTAGTACTGCAACGTGTCGACGGTGCCGCAGCCACCCAGCCAGATCACCGGCCCACGCGGCGGATCCTCCAAGGAGCGCGCGACCACTGCGGCGAGTGGCTGGAGATGGTCCTCGGTGGGGTCGGCGTCCGGGGGGAGCCGCTGGCGCACCATGAACTTCATCGCCGCTCCTCGGGGATCTCGTCCGTCCCGTCGGTGCCGAGCTTCTTCAGCTTGAACTTCTGGATCTTTCCGGTTTCGGTCTTCGGCAGCTCCTCGAGGAACCGTACGTAGCGGGGCACGGCGAAACGCGGCAGGTGCTCCCGACAGAACGCCACGATCTCCGTCGCGGTGGACTTCTGGCCGGATTTGAACGTGACCGCGATCGCGATCTCCTCCTCGCCGAACGGCGAGGGCACCGGGTAGGCGGCCGCTTCCGCCACGGTGTCCATCGCGTTGACGACGTTCTCGACCGTCTGCGCGGCCACGTTCTCCCCACGGCGCCGGATCATGTCCTTGATCCGGTCGGAGAACCAGAGATAACCGTCCTCGTCCAGGTAGCCCGCGTCCCCGGTGTGCAACCCGAAGTTGCGCGTGGTCTCCAGGGTGGTCGCCGGCTGGTTGAGGTATCCGGAGAAGGTCGACCACGGCTCGTCGCTGGACACGACGATCTCACCGACCTCGCCCGCGGGCACCTCGCGGTCGTACTCGTCGACGATCCGAAGCCGGTAGGGCGGGTACGGCTTCCCGCAGGCTCCCTTCGGCCCGCCGAAGTTGAACACCGTGATGTTGCTTTCCGTGCTGGCGTACGCCTCGAACACCGTGACGCCGAAGCGTTCGGTGAACCGGTCGCCCACCGCGGGCGGACACGGGGCGAGTAGGCCACGGGTGATCGAGTGCTCCCGATCCTTGGCCGAGGGCGGTTGGGCCATCAGGAAGTGGCCCACGGAGAGCAGGGCGTGCATCGCCGTCGCCTCGAACCGCCGCGCCTGGTCGAAGAACGCGCGACCGCTGAACGCACGAACGTACCCGCAGCGCGCCCCCGACAGGAAGCTGGCCCCGACGTTCATGTACCGCCCCGCCGCGTGGAACAGCGGAAGGATGCTCATGAGGGTGTCCGAGCCGTCCAGGGTGAGAGCGGCGGCCGTGCGCTGGCTGATCAGGTAACAGTGGTGGTGCGGCAACACGGCGCCCTTGGGCAACCCGGTCGTCCCCGACGTGTACATGATCGTGGCCGCCATGTCGGTCCGGACGTCCTCGCCGGTGTTCAGGACCGTCGTCTCGTCGGCGAGCATCTCGTCCAGGGTGTGCCCGGAGCCGGGATCGTCCGCGCCCTCGCCCCCCTCGGGGGCCGCCTCGAACATCATCGGCGACGCGCCCTCGGGGAGGGCGGCGAGGAGGGCGTCCCGGAACTGGGGAGCGACGACGACCGCCTTGGGGTCGGCGTCGGCGAGCAGGTGCCGCAGACTCCCACCCACCAGCGCCGGGTTCACCGGGACCTCGACGGCGCCGATCTTGGCCAGAGCGGTGCCGATGTACACGACCCGTACGTCGTTGGCCATCAGGGTCACGACCCGGTCGCCGGCCCCGAGGCCGCGCGCCCGCAGCGCGGCGGCGACCGCGCTCGCCCGCTGGTTCACCTGCGCGTAGGTCACGGCGACGCCGTCGTCCTGCACGTAGCACTCGCGGTCCGGGTCGTGCTCCACCCACCGCTCGATGATGGTGCTGAACACACGGTCATGGACGTCGAGGTGGAACGGGAGGGCCAGTTCGAGACGCGTGGGCGGTGACCAACTCACGATTCCCCCTGCGGGGGTGCCACGATCTTCTCGCTTTCCAAGGTGGTGAGGCAGGTGCGGCACTTCACGACGCGGAGCCAGCCGCGGTAGTCGGCCAGCCGGTAGCGGAACACGGTGTCGGCGCCGCAGGCACTACAGCTCGTGTCCACCCGCTCCAGGGGTTCGTCGATCGTTAGTTCTTGGGGTTGTGGGAACAGCATGTGTTTTCTCCTTGCCCGTCAACTGTCGGCCCGTACGTGCTCACCAACCATCGGCTCCCGGTGTCACGAGCCCGTCGCGGATGTCCTTGCGCAGTGCCTCCGGGTCACGCTCGGCGGGGTCGCCGTAGCCGCCTCCGCCCGGCAAATGGACGGCGATCACGTCGCCCGCGGCGAACGGCTTCCCCGCGCCCTTGCTGTTGCGGAACTCCGTTCCGGGTTCGTCCTCGGACGGGGCGGGCGCGCCCGACTCCGAATAGGCGAACCCCGAGATCACCTCGGCCTGGGGCAGGTCCGCTCCGCTGGCCCAGCTCTCCAGTCCGCCCCGGTGGACGGTGATCGAGGCGCGGGCGCCAGTACCTCCGCCCAGCACCCCCTGAGTCGGGAAGCGGCACTGGTCGAGCTGGTAGATCATCTCCACGCCGGTCTGGGGCGCGACGACCAGTCGGGTGGCCGGGCCGCCCCGGTGCTTGCCCGGGCCCGCTGTGTCGGGGACGAACTCCCGCGCCACCACCAGAACGGGATACGCCTCCTCGTCGAGCTCGATGGAGGGCTCCACACAGTTGGCGCCTTCGGAGAGGGTGAAGCTGCACCCGTCGCCGACGGCGGTACCACCGAAGGGACCGACAGGGCGCGGATGGTGATGAACGGCGTCGGCACCCCCGATCGGGCGTCGAGGCCCGCGAGGCCGAACGCGGCGACGTCGTCGTAGTTCTCGGCGACCGCGAGCTCGGGATCCGCCTTGGAGAGGGCGAGCTTGACGAGGCTGAGCGCCTTGGTGAGCAGCATCGTGTGCCCGGCGTTGGTCGAGGCCGGGGGTAGGGCATGCAGACAGCTCCCCGGCGGAACCACGACGTGGATGGGCCGGTAGCTGCCGGCGTTGGGGCTCGCGCCCACCGTCCGCAGAATCGCGCCGAGTCCGAGGTGCGCCGCCGACACGGTGTCCGACCACTGGGAGGCGTATCCGCCCCACTCCTCCCGCCGGGTGCCGGAGTAGTCGACCTCGACGTTCTCACCATGCTTGCGAACAGTGCAGCGCAGCACCATCGGTTCGCCGTGCATGTTGTTGTCCAGGTAGTCCTCCGCCGTGTACTCCCCGTCCGGGACCTGGCGCAGGGCGTGCCGCACGGCGCGCTCGGAGTAGTCGAGGGTGTACTGGATGGCGCTGCGGTAGGCCTCGCGGCCGTAGCGCGAGACGTAGTGGCCGACCATGTCCGCGCCGAGCTGCAGGGCCGACTTGATGACCTGCATGTCGTTGGTACTGACCTCGGGGATCCGGGTCTGCTCGGTGAACAGTTCCAGGGTCTCCTGGACCAGCTCCCCCTTCTTGTACAGAAGGCGGGGGGACAGCCGAATCCCCTCGGAGTACATGTCCTGCTGCAGACCGGCGCCCAGGCCGCCGGGAACCGGGCCGCCGATGTCCAGCCAGTGGGTGATGCTGACGGCGAACCCCATCAGCTCGTCGCCGTCGAAGATCGGCATCGCCGCTCCGACGTCGTTGACGTGGCTCCCGCCGCGGTAGGGGTCGTTGTAGACGATGACGTCGCCGGGCTCGAAGCGGTCCACGCCCCAACGCTCGATGGCCATTCGCGCGTAGTACTGGTTGATGACGTAGTGGCCGGCCGCGGCGGTGGCCATCGCGACCGCGTCGAAGTCCAGGTCGCGTTCCTCGTCGCGGGGTGTCAGCAACCCGATCCCGAAGTCGTTGACCTCGCTGAGGAGCGGGCTGAGCGCCGCCGTGTTGATCCGCAACTGCATCTGGAGCGCCACGAAGCCCAGGGCGTGGCGCAGCACCTCGGCCGTCGTGAGGTCGATGCCGTACCGGTCCTGTACCTCCTGGGCGTTCAACTGCAGCGAACCCGACTGCTCTGAAGCGTTGGTCATGACCGCTTGGCCTCCTTCAGTTCCACGATGACGTCTCCGACCTCGTTGACCCGGGCGACGTCCCCGGCGTCGAGCACTCCGGTGTAGCTGGCCGCCTCGATGACGGCGGGGCCGTGCACGACCTGCCCCGGGGCGAACTCGTCGGCCCGGTAGACCGCGGCCCCGTCGTGCTCGACTCCCCCGATGACGATCGTGCGGTGCGTCCGCGGGGCGGCGTCGGCCTTCGGTGTCAGGGCCTGGGGTCGGACGGTGCGGTCGGCCGTGGAGACGACCCGCACTCGGACACTGGAGATGTGCAGGGGCGCGGGCAGGCTGTAGCCGAACTGCCGGTGGTGCGCCGCGTTGAACGCCTCGGTGAGATGCGCGAGGGCGTCGGTGCGGGTCGGGTCGACGAACGCTGGAAGCTCCCAGCGCTGTCCGGCGTACATCGCGTCCACGACGAACTCGGCGTGCAGGGTCTCGGTGTCGCCGCCGAGGTTCCCCTCCAGGCGCGCGGCCGTCTCCCGCATGCGGGCGAAGGCGTCGGCCACGAGCTCCTCGGAGGCCAGGGCCATCACGGGCGAGACCTCCTCCTCGAACCCGGCTCCCTCCAGGAGTCCGAACGCGGAGAACACGCCGGCGAGCGCGGGGAACACGACCCGCGGCATCTCCAAGACGCGGGCGACCTGGGTGGCGGCGAACGGTCCGGCGGCGCCGTAGGCGAGGAGGCTGAACTCGCGCGGGTCGACGCCGCGGTACACGGTGAGCTGGCGGATCGCTTCGGCCATGCGGTGGATCGCGACCTCGGCGACCGTGCTGGCCACCTCTCGGGGCTCCGCGCCGAGCGTCTCCGCGAGTCGGCCGTACGCCTGCTCGGCGGCGGCGACGTCGGGACGGATCTCCCCGCCGAGGGGGTTGTCGGGCGCCAACCAGCCGAGCAGGAGGAGGGCGTCGGTCACGGTGGGCAGTTCGCCGCCCCGGCCGTAGCACGCCGGACCGGGGTTGCTTCCGGCGCTCTCCGGACCGACGTTCAGGCCGCCGGCGGCGTCGAGCGCGGCGATGCTGCCGCCGCCCGCGCCGATGCTGTGGATCTCCAGCACCGGCATGCTCACGATGAGGTCGTGTTCGAGCTCCAGCTCGCGTTTGGTGGAGGCCCGGCCGTCGGCGACGACGGCGACGTCGGTGCTGGTGCCGCCCATGTCGAACCCGACGAGGTTGGGCGTGTTCAGCAGCCGCGAGTAGGTCTGCACTCCCATGACCCCACCGACCGGGCCACTGTTGAGCGTGGTCACCGGGATCGAGCTCACGGTGTCGGGGGTGCTCAGCCCGCCGTCGTTCGTCATGAACATCAGGGGCGCCCGGTGCCCGGCGTCGCTGAGCCGTCGCTCGATGGAGCGTGTGTAGTCGGCCATCATGGGCTGGGCGTAGGCGTTGAGCACCGAGGTGGAAAGCCGGTTGTACTCACGGGGGAACGGAGCGACCTCCGAGGAGACGCTGACGCCGAGGTCCGGGAACCGGTCGCGGATGAGCTTGGCCGCGCGTTGTTCGTGCTCGGGGTGCTTGTAGGAGTGCAGGAAACACACGGCGATGCTGCGGCAACC is part of the Spiractinospora alimapuensis genome and harbors:
- a CDS encoding hydantoinase B/oxoprolinase family protein encodes the protein MGGADAVHHHPRPVGPFGGTAVGDGCSFTLSEGANCVEPSIELDEEAYPVLVVAREFVPDTAGPGKHRGGPATRLVVAPQTGVEMIYQLDQCRFPTQGVLGGGTGARASITVHRGGLESWASGADLPQAEVISGFAYSESGAPAPSEDEPGTEFRNSKGAGKPFAAGDVIAVHLPGGGGYGDPAERDPEALRKDIRDGLVTPGADGW
- a CDS encoding pyridoxamine 5'-phosphate oxidase family protein, whose product is MSTQEPITEIDTRFSSQGALALPWSDVVDLIHAADIFWLSTVRRDGRPHVTPLPAMWLDGALHFCTGPGEQKAVNLGRNPACVLTTGTNVFGSGTDVVVEGSAVRVTDRALLERLARMWREKLDWPFEATDDGFRESTSELAGQEFDDRGSAHVFAVAPAKVLTFHKGEPFSQTRYRFR
- a CDS encoding AMP-binding protein, giving the protein MSWSPPTRLELALPFHLDVHDRVFSTIIERWVEHDPDRECYVQDDGVAVTYAQVNQRASAVAAALRARGLGAGDRVVTLMANDVRVVYIGTALAKIGAVEVPVNPALVGGSLRHLLADADPKAVVVAPQFRDALLAALPEGASPMMFEAAPEGGEGADDPGSGHTLDEMLADETTVLNTGEDVRTDMAATIMYTSGTTGLPKGAVLPHHHCYLISQRTAAALTLDGSDTLMSILPLFHAAGRYMNVGASFLSGARCGYVRAFSGRAFFDQARRFEATAMHALLSVGHFLMAQPPSAKDREHSITRGLLAPCPPAVGDRFTERFGVTVFEAYASTESNITVFNFGGPKGACGKPYPPYRLRIVDEYDREVPAGEVGEIVVSSDEPWSTFSGYLNQPATTLETTRNFGLHTGDAGYLDEDGYLWFSDRIKDMIRRRGENVAAQTVENVVNAMDTVAEAAAYPVPSPFGEEEIAIAVTFKSGQKSTATEIVAFCREHLPRFAVPRYVRFLEELPKTETGKIQKFKLKKLGTDGTDEIPEERR
- a CDS encoding hydantoinase/oxoprolinase family protein, producing MATRIGIDTGGTFTDLVVAEDDRVKVAAKSLTTHGDLAAGLLNSLGKAEVDADAVQQIVHGTTVALNAILTRRGAEIGLITTDGFRDLLDMGRGWRSADALLDPRWRRPHELRPIVERYRRRTVRERIQANGDILVPLDEEGLLREVEDLRADGCRSIAVCFLHSYKHPEHEQRAAKLIRDRFPDLGVSVSSEVAPFPREYNRLSTSVLNAYAQPMMADYTRSIERRLSDAGHRAPLMFMTNDGGLSTPDTVSSIPVTTLNSGPVGGVMGVQTYSRLLNTPNLVGFDMGGTSTDVAVVADGRASTKRELELEHDLIVSMPVLEIHSIGAGGGSIAALDAAGGLNVGPESAGSNPGPACYGRGGELPTVTDALLLLGWLAPDNPLGGEIRPDVAAAEQAYGRLAETLGAEPREVASTVAEVAIHRMAEAIRQLTVYRGVDPREFSLLAYGAAGPFAATQVARVLEMPRVVFPALAGVFSAFGLLEGAGFEEEVSPVMALASEELVADAFARMRETAARLEGNLGGDTETLHAEFVVDAMYAGQRWELPAFVDPTRTDALAHLTEAFNAAHHRQFGYSLPAPLHISSVRVRVVSTADRTVRPQALTPKADAAPRTHRTIVIGGVEHDGAAVYRADEFAPGQVVHGPAVIEAASYTGVLDAGDVARVNEVGDVIVELKEAKRS
- a CDS encoding helix-turn-helix transcriptional regulator; this encodes MAAPRARMLRLLSLLQTGRPWPADELAAAMDTTSRTLRRDIDHLRTMGYPVRSARGPGGNYRLVAGSALPPLMLEDDEATATVLGLRLVSAGGAGLEFSAESAERAAAKLRRLLPAPLRRRTDEVLAAVEVAGAEHPLPSPEAVSLLAAAITAREGVTFTYAGKEGTSHRRVEPARLVRLRQRWYLVAWDSDRDDWRTFRLDRVDDPRPTGETHPARDLPADDLTRYLRERFRGPETIEVVLTLRTDARDAATRLHRVDGALEPVTEHECRYVAHVDSYAWLATVLVHSDVEFTVERPAEFADYLAGVAQRLLRGTGRGSDVGVTESGSGSD